In Alkalihalobacillus sp. TS-13, the following are encoded in one genomic region:
- a CDS encoding D-alanyl-D-alanine carboxypeptidase family protein has protein sequence MKLRTVLISFTSFSLLLSGCSSIPNPFENKDQTEEQPSEQPSGQNQDDEKEQEQDQHENDQNTDEKEKEADRGPELPSPEETITVNADGEKIVTNVMDPLVLVNKERNLPADFVPETLTVPDIPFTFKEDHPKKQMQEVAAEAIEEMFSQAETDGIPLLAQSGYRSYSTQKSIFASNAEKNGHEEANKYSAQAGQSEHQTGLTMDVTSPEVDFGLIEEFGETTAGKWVKDNAHKYGFIVRYPKGKEGVTGYQYEPWHLRYVGKEHAKAIYEQNLTLEEYLGAPVEPVNSTE, from the coding sequence TTATTATCAGGTTGTTCTTCCATCCCGAATCCTTTTGAGAATAAGGACCAGACTGAAGAGCAACCATCTGAGCAACCGTCTGGACAAAATCAGGACGATGAAAAAGAACAGGAACAAGATCAACATGAAAATGATCAAAATACTGATGAAAAAGAAAAAGAAGCTGACAGAGGTCCCGAGCTTCCTTCGCCTGAAGAAACGATCACCGTAAATGCAGATGGTGAAAAAATCGTTACCAATGTGATGGATCCATTGGTCTTAGTCAACAAAGAACGTAACCTGCCAGCAGACTTTGTACCTGAAACATTGACAGTTCCGGACATTCCATTCACTTTCAAAGAGGATCATCCGAAAAAGCAGATGCAGGAGGTTGCTGCAGAGGCGATTGAAGAAATGTTTTCTCAAGCGGAAACAGACGGTATTCCGTTATTAGCGCAATCTGGATATCGTTCATATTCCACTCAAAAATCAATCTTCGCTTCAAATGCAGAGAAGAATGGGCATGAGGAAGCGAACAAATATAGCGCACAAGCTGGTCAGAGTGAACATCAGACAGGGTTGACGATGGATGTGACGTCTCCAGAAGTTGATTTTGGCTTAATTGAAGAATTTGGTGAAACCACAGCAGGCAAATGGGTGAAGGACAATGCCCATAAATATGGCTTTATCGTCCGTTATCCGAAGGGGAAAGAAGGAGTCACCGGCTATCAATATGAACCTTGGCATTTACGCTATGTCGGTAAGGAACATGCGAAAGCCATTTATGAACAAAATCTGACACTTGAAGAATACCTTGGGGCACCTGTTGAACCCGTCAACTCTACAGAGTAG
- a CDS encoding cytochrome c biogenesis CcdA family protein, whose protein sequence is MAADINVFLALGAGFLSFISPCCLPLYPAFLSYITGVSVHELKEEKGMLRKRAILHTALFLVGFSSIFIFLGLSTSWFGTFFFQYKDMIRQIGAILIVLFGLVVLGVFKPDFLMKERRFKFQKRPAGYLGSIGIGMGFAAGWTPCTGPILSGVIYLAASNPGQAMFYMVAYVLGFSIPFFVMSFFMGQMAWIKRHSRRVMQAGGAIMIFMGVFLYFDWMTKLTSFLANRFFNGFYGF, encoded by the coding sequence ATGGCCGCTGATATTAATGTATTTTTGGCACTAGGTGCTGGGTTCTTGTCTTTCATTTCACCATGCTGCCTTCCGTTATATCCAGCATTTTTGTCATATATTACTGGGGTGTCGGTTCATGAACTGAAAGAAGAGAAGGGGATGCTCAGAAAACGGGCAATACTCCATACCGCACTTTTTCTCGTTGGTTTTTCAAGTATTTTCATTTTCCTGGGTCTAAGTACCTCATGGTTCGGAACATTCTTTTTCCAATATAAAGATATGATCCGGCAAATCGGTGCGATTTTAATTGTCCTTTTCGGTTTAGTCGTTTTAGGTGTCTTCAAACCAGACTTTTTGATGAAAGAACGGCGGTTCAAATTTCAAAAACGACCTGCCGGATACCTTGGTTCAATTGGGATTGGCATGGGATTTGCAGCAGGATGGACACCGTGCACAGGACCGATTTTATCCGGAGTCATTTATTTAGCGGCTAGCAATCCAGGGCAAGCGATGTTTTATATGGTAGCATATGTGCTCGGTTTTTCAATTCCATTCTTCGTCATGTCCTTCTTCATGGGCCAGATGGCTTGGATCAAACGGCACAGCAGAAGAGTGATGCAAGCAGGCGGAGCAATCATGATCTTCATGGGCGTGTTCCTCTATTTCGATTGGATGACAAAACTGACCTCCTTCCTTGCCAATCGCTTTTTTAATGGATTCTATGGTTTTTAA